Proteins from a single region of Desulfolutivibrio sulfoxidireducens:
- a CDS encoding Smr/MutS family protein: MAEQKKQGLDALKSIKIQKKKPEPVRVPQRPDPESALGDEGEEHLFNRAMAGVRPMDGAARGREVAPKAAPETRTPPADTDALGRNALLDLVAGTVEFELSFSDEYMQGFVKDIDQKVFRQLRAGQFSPEAHLDLHGQNADQAQLTLLHFVREHYMAGKRCLLVIPGRGANSPGGLPVLKEELKTWLTRDPLKRVILAFATAQPRHGGAGALYVLLRKFKKIKGKVRWENFWDRLD, encoded by the coding sequence ATGGCGGAGCAAAAAAAACAGGGCCTCGACGCCCTCAAATCGATTAAAATCCAGAAGAAAAAACCGGAACCGGTCCGGGTCCCGCAACGGCCGGACCCGGAATCGGCCCTGGGCGACGAGGGCGAGGAGCACCTGTTCAACCGGGCCATGGCCGGGGTACGGCCCATGGACGGCGCGGCCCGGGGCCGCGAGGTGGCCCCGAAAGCCGCCCCCGAGACGCGCACGCCCCCGGCCGACACCGACGCCCTGGGTCGAAACGCCCTGCTCGACCTGGTGGCCGGCACGGTGGAATTCGAGCTGTCGTTTAGCGACGAATACATGCAGGGGTTCGTCAAGGACATCGACCAGAAGGTCTTCCGGCAGCTTCGGGCCGGACAGTTCTCCCCCGAGGCCCATCTGGACCTGCACGGGCAAAACGCCGACCAGGCCCAACTCACCCTTTTGCACTTCGTGCGCGAGCACTACATGGCCGGAAAGCGCTGCCTGCTCGTGATCCCCGGGCGCGGAGCCAACTCGCCGGGGGGGCTGCCCGTGCTCAAGGAGGAACTCAAGACCTGGCTCACCCGCGATCCCTTAAAACGCGTGATTCTGGCCTTCGCCACGGCCCAGCCCCGGCACGGCGGCGCCGGGGCGTTGTACGTGCTTTTGCGCAAGTTCAAGAAGATCAAGGGCAAGGTCCGTTGGGAAAACTTCTGGGACCGCCTGGATTAG
- a CDS encoding sigma-54-dependent transcriptional regulator has protein sequence MAQILIVDDDHQLRQSFERLLAAEGYEVRSASTGEAGVAMVRENLPDLVVMDVRMPGISGLDAYALMREIEPRLPVIIMTAHGTTETAIEATRMGAFDYVLKPFDIPDILKLIEKGLSAGRFMRSKVEMDAPAGGEGQDEAIVGSCPAMQEVYKAIGRAAPTDATVLIRGESGTGKELVARAIYQYSLRADKPFLIINCVAIPETLLESELFGYEKGAFTGASGRRVGKIEQANQGTVFLDEIGDMPVSIQAKLLRLLQEKHVERLGGGGPIPVDVRIIAATNRDLERAVAQGGFREDLYYRLKVVAMRLPPLRERREDIPLLARHFVCRFSREIGVADPGLTPGAMDFLTGHPWPGNVRELANALQKALIFNRGGPITRDDLLAAAGDAAMAPAEPGPGEPVETVLRGFIRAELAHSPGQAGGFESLMDRFGSLVIAEALGLTAGNRTRAARLLGLSRPTLLARIEKYGLTIETSVSTPATGSDSGRVS, from the coding sequence GTGGCACAGATACTGATCGTGGACGACGACCACCAATTGCGCCAGAGCTTCGAGCGCCTGCTGGCCGCCGAGGGCTACGAGGTGCGCTCGGCCTCGACCGGCGAGGCCGGGGTGGCCATGGTCCGCGAGAACCTGCCGGACCTGGTGGTCATGGACGTGCGCATGCCGGGCATAAGCGGCCTGGACGCCTACGCCCTGATGCGCGAGATCGAGCCCAGGCTGCCGGTGATCATCATGACCGCCCACGGCACCACGGAGACGGCCATCGAGGCCACCCGCATGGGGGCCTTCGATTACGTGCTCAAGCCCTTCGACATCCCCGACATCCTCAAACTCATCGAAAAGGGCCTAAGCGCCGGGCGCTTCATGCGATCCAAGGTGGAGATGGACGCCCCGGCCGGGGGCGAGGGCCAGGACGAGGCCATCGTGGGCAGTTGTCCGGCCATGCAGGAGGTCTACAAGGCCATCGGCCGGGCCGCTCCCACCGACGCCACGGTGCTCATCCGGGGCGAGTCCGGGACCGGCAAGGAACTAGTGGCCCGGGCCATCTATCAATACAGCCTGCGGGCCGACAAACCCTTTCTGATCATCAACTGCGTGGCCATCCCCGAGACCCTGCTGGAATCGGAACTTTTCGGCTATGAGAAGGGGGCCTTCACCGGCGCCTCGGGCCGCAGGGTGGGCAAGATCGAACAGGCCAACCAGGGAACGGTCTTTCTGGACGAGATCGGGGACATGCCCGTGTCCATCCAGGCCAAGCTTCTGCGCCTGCTTCAGGAAAAGCACGTGGAGCGCCTGGGGGGGGGCGGGCCCATCCCCGTGGACGTGCGCATCATCGCCGCCACAAACCGCGACCTGGAGCGGGCCGTGGCCCAGGGGGGCTTCCGTGAGGACCTCTATTACCGCCTCAAGGTGGTGGCCATGCGCCTGCCCCCCCTGCGGGAGCGGCGGGAGGACATCCCTCTTCTGGCCAGGCATTTCGTGTGCCGGTTCTCCCGGGAAATCGGGGTGGCCGATCCGGGGCTGACCCCCGGGGCCATGGACTTTCTGACCGGGCATCCCTGGCCAGGAAACGTCCGCGAGTTGGCCAACGCCCTGCAAAAAGCCCTTATTTTCAACCGGGGCGGACCCATCACCAGGGACGACCTGCTCGCCGCCGCCGGGGATGCCGCCATGGCCCCGGCCGAGCCCGGTCCCGGGGAGCCCGTGGAAACGGTCCTGCGCGGGTTCATCCGCGCCGAACTCGCCCATTCGCCGGGACAGGCGGGGGGGTTCGAATCGCTCATGGATCGCTTCGGGTCCCTGGTCATCGCCGAGGCCCTGGGATTGACCGCCGGCAACCGCACCCGGGCCGCCAGGCTCTTGGGGCTGTCCCGGCCCACGCTTTTAGCCCGCATCGAAAAATACGGGCTGACCATCGAGACCTCGGTGTCCACGCCCGCCACCGGCTCCGATTCCGGGAGAGTCTCCTGA
- a CDS encoding sensor histidine kinase encodes MPLWRARIGPRPSRFFTLRARLVLALWALVGLSLVGGVLSLWYGHMVRNLSVFPLDGEVAGLVAAQEMENALLALSVSVSGKGVRDAVETVQGVAAGKIRVDEWRRKAGDAADTETCARALEDFDAAWTSVQTAMAEGGGHRDPDPTGDEDMARRFQEAIFRAQAIKTVFRETLAARRADFQKRADALMTLVFIVLPMVAMLGLVLAHLVFRRVLDPIRHLARTGAGGDKESDDGNEVRTLTRRMSTLLLAVDRARSDLEESRDHLMQSEKLALVGKLAAGVAHTIRNPLTSVKMRLFSLERALALNAVQKEDFEVISEEIRHIDTIVRNFLEFSRPPKLVAQPTSLSDVVDTTLNLLKHRLESYGVTVEVRRAKRLTPIHADPDQLKEVLVNLVLNSCEAMVEGGRIVIREEEGVMEPAGRVVVVRVSDTGPGVPESIADRIFQPFFTTKGEGSGLGLAIAKRIVEEHGGWVNLHSPEGRGATFALIFPHAEERSWHRY; translated from the coding sequence ATGCCCCTCTGGCGCGCGAGGATCGGCCCGAGACCGTCGCGGTTTTTCACCCTGCGGGCCAGGCTGGTCCTGGCCCTTTGGGCGCTGGTGGGCCTGAGCCTGGTGGGGGGCGTCTTGTCCTTGTGGTACGGGCACATGGTCAGAAACCTCTCGGTCTTTCCCCTGGATGGCGAGGTGGCCGGGCTGGTCGCGGCCCAGGAGATGGAGAACGCCCTGCTGGCCCTGTCCGTCTCGGTCTCCGGAAAAGGCGTCCGGGACGCCGTGGAGACGGTCCAGGGGGTCGCGGCCGGAAAAATCCGGGTGGACGAATGGCGGCGCAAGGCCGGGGATGCCGCCGACACCGAGACCTGCGCCCGGGCCCTGGAGGATTTCGACGCCGCTTGGACCTCGGTCCAGACGGCCATGGCCGAGGGCGGGGGCCATCGCGACCCGGACCCCACGGGCGATGAGGACATGGCCCGGCGCTTTCAGGAGGCCATTTTCCGGGCCCAGGCCATAAAGACCGTCTTCCGGGAGACCCTTGCCGCCAGGCGCGCCGACTTCCAGAAACGCGCCGACGCGCTCATGACCCTGGTCTTCATCGTCCTGCCTATGGTGGCCATGCTTGGGCTGGTGCTGGCCCATCTGGTCTTTCGCCGGGTCCTCGATCCCATCCGGCATCTGGCCCGGACCGGGGCCGGCGGCGACAAGGAGAGCGACGACGGCAACGAGGTCCGGACCCTGACCCGGCGCATGAGCACCCTGCTTCTGGCCGTGGACCGGGCCCGCTCGGACCTGGAGGAGAGCCGGGACCACCTCATGCAGTCGGAAAAGCTGGCCCTGGTCGGCAAATTGGCCGCCGGGGTGGCCCATACCATCAGAAATCCCCTGACCTCGGTCAAGATGCGTCTTTTTTCCCTGGAACGGGCCCTGGCGCTCAATGCGGTCCAGAAGGAGGACTTCGAGGTCATCTCCGAGGAGATCCGCCACATCGACACCATTGTGCGCAATTTCCTCGAGTTCTCGCGGCCTCCCAAACTGGTGGCCCAGCCCACGAGCCTCTCGGACGTGGTGGATACCACCCTGAACCTGCTCAAGCATCGTCTGGAGTCCTACGGGGTCACGGTGGAGGTGCGCCGCGCCAAACGGCTGACCCCCATACACGCCGATCCGGACCAGCTCAAGGAGGTCCTGGTCAACCTGGTGCTCAACTCCTGCGAGGCCATGGTCGAGGGCGGCCGGATCGTCATTCGCGAGGAGGAGGGGGTCATGGAACCCGCCGGGCGGGTGGTGGTGGTGCGGGTGAGCGATACCGGGCCGGGCGTGCCGGAGTCCATCGCGGACCGGATATTCCAGCCGTTTTTCACCACCAAGGGCGAGGGCTCGGGACTTGGGCTGGCCATTGCCAAGCGCATCGTGGAGGAGCACGGGGGATGGGTCAACCTGCACTCCCCGGAGGGCCGGGGGGCCACCTTCGCCCTGATCTTTCCCCATGCCGAGGAGCGCTCGTGGCACAGATACTGA
- a CDS encoding ATP-binding protein gives MSEPDTDTQTEYCLWDTSDREFHVGIVGTGPGFMSILDILKNEQYQDFLPGLKLAAVADPGLMANREYVKGLGVPVYETFQEMLAAHPEIDLVVELVGARFKLKTIRSILPDNVSLIDHNAAFFLCGLHNMLQVSTHCQVDLDQHKALLNAIIDEVRDDILLLDKEGRVVDLNKNVSQRIGKQKAELLGLPCWQVQALDESRPFCCGPDKACPFFATLGTGREAEAMLTRVDAEGRLMYFRIYSYPIFNPHGHMTHVMVMRRDITRRTYRERHQQQAEKLAVIGEMSMYLAHEIRNPLFAISGFTKSLLESGNLTEKEREKLRIIADEAKRLDHMLSSILSFSRQTQTVSGPVDINRVAEETVELMRIGYADKGYRFVLNVDPNIPRGRGESETVKQCLVNLMMNSMEAMPRGGEIVLRTGMEEDRPIIEVIDAGRGMNQSEMDRVFSPFHTTKGRGYGLGLAMIKKMIEEFGGHVTLASKEGRGTAVTLHFAPILAGEEERPAGDEIPSPRGGA, from the coding sequence ATGAGCGAGCCGGACACGGATACGCAGACCGAATACTGTCTGTGGGACACCTCCGACCGGGAATTCCACGTGGGCATCGTGGGCACCGGCCCCGGATTCATGTCCATCCTGGATATCCTCAAAAACGAGCAGTACCAGGACTTTTTGCCGGGACTCAAACTGGCGGCCGTGGCCGATCCCGGCCTGATGGCCAACCGGGAATATGTCAAAGGCCTCGGGGTTCCGGTCTACGAGACCTTTCAGGAGATGCTCGCGGCCCATCCGGAGATCGATCTGGTGGTGGAACTGGTGGGCGCGCGCTTCAAGCTCAAGACCATCCGTTCCATATTGCCCGACAATGTCTCGCTTATCGATCACAACGCGGCCTTTTTCCTGTGCGGCCTGCACAACATGCTCCAGGTCAGCACCCATTGCCAGGTCGATCTGGATCAGCACAAGGCCCTTTTAAACGCCATTATCGACGAGGTGCGCGACGACATCCTCCTCCTGGACAAGGAGGGCCGCGTGGTGGACCTCAACAAGAACGTCTCCCAGCGCATCGGCAAGCAAAAGGCCGAACTGCTCGGACTGCCCTGCTGGCAGGTGCAGGCCCTCGACGAGTCCCGCCCCTTTTGCTGCGGCCCGGACAAGGCCTGCCCCTTTTTCGCCACCCTGGGCACCGGGCGCGAGGCCGAGGCCATGCTCACCCGGGTCGACGCCGAGGGCCGGCTCATGTATTTTCGCATCTATTCCTATCCCATCTTCAATCCCCATGGACACATGACCCACGTCATGGTCATGCGCCGGGACATCACCCGCCGCACCTACCGCGAACGCCACCAGCAGCAGGCCGAAAAGCTGGCGGTCATCGGCGAGATGTCCATGTACCTGGCCCACGAGATCAGAAACCCCCTTTTCGCCATCTCCGGGTTCACCAAGTCGCTTTTGGAGTCGGGAAACCTCACCGAAAAGGAACGGGAAAAACTGCGCATCATCGCCGACGAGGCCAAGCGCCTGGACCACATGCTGTCAAGCATCCTAAGCTTTTCCCGGCAGACCCAGACCGTGTCCGGACCCGTGGACATAAACCGCGTGGCCGAGGAGACCGTGGAACTCATGCGCATCGGGTACGCGGACAAGGGCTACCGCTTCGTGCTCAACGTCGATCCCAACATCCCTCGGGGCCGGGGCGAGTCCGAAACCGTCAAGCAGTGCCTGGTCAACCTGATGATGAATTCCATGGAGGCCATGCCCAGGGGCGGGGAGATCGTGCTGCGCACCGGGATGGAGGAGGACCGGCCGATCATCGAGGTGATCGACGCCGGACGGGGCATGAACCAGTCCGAAATGGACAGGGTCTTCAGCCCCTTCCACACCACCAAGGGCCGGGGGTACGGCCTTGGCCTGGCCATGATCAAGAAGATGATCGAGGAGTTCGGCGGCCACGTGACCCTGGCCAGCAAGGAGGGCCGGGGAACCGCCGTGACCCTGCACTTCGCCCCCATCCTGGCGGGCGAGGAGGAACGCCCGGCCGGGGACGAGATCCCTTCCCCCCGGGGCGGCGCCTAA
- a CDS encoding universal stress protein → MDKHFLVTIGDDPDVFYGVGFMKHFFDVKELIRVTLFHIAPQPPAVWPEELSYETKTELEDRAGQIEDKGRAALAAARDSLLRQGFSPRKIEEKFIFGSFPRSGHLIMEGEYGDYDAVVLGQRGFAGLSAFLGRGVGVDIMRGAFDFPLWVCRLPDYARSGVLACVDGSNAALRAVDHVGAMLAGETRHVVTLLHVARPGRGGPDDSREVFARARKVLAARGVPDERVGAREVVAENVAQAVLAEAEAGRFAVVAAGRTGDGRGRAPFGSLSRAFFGSVSDVLFHQLAGSVLWVCR, encoded by the coding sequence ATGGACAAGCACTTCTTGGTGACCATAGGGGATGATCCGGACGTTTTCTACGGCGTCGGCTTCATGAAGCATTTCTTCGACGTAAAAGAGCTGATCCGGGTCACGCTCTTTCATATCGCCCCGCAGCCTCCGGCCGTATGGCCCGAGGAACTCTCCTACGAGACCAAGACGGAACTGGAGGATCGCGCCGGCCAGATCGAGGACAAGGGCCGGGCGGCCCTGGCCGCCGCCCGCGACAGCCTTCTGCGCCAGGGCTTTTCCCCCCGCAAGATCGAGGAGAAATTCATCTTCGGAAGCTTTCCCCGCTCCGGACACCTGATCATGGAAGGCGAATACGGCGATTATGACGCCGTGGTCCTCGGGCAGCGCGGTTTCGCCGGGCTAAGCGCCTTTCTGGGTCGCGGGGTGGGCGTGGACATCATGCGCGGGGCCTTCGACTTTCCCCTGTGGGTCTGCCGCCTCCCGGATTATGCCCGTTCGGGGGTCCTGGCCTGCGTGGACGGCTCGAACGCCGCCCTGCGGGCCGTGGACCACGTGGGGGCCATGCTTGCCGGCGAAACGCGGCACGTCGTGACCCTTTTGCATGTGGCCAGGCCCGGAAGGGGCGGTCCGGACGACTCCCGCGAGGTTTTTGCGCGGGCCAGGAAGGTCCTGGCCGCGCGAGGCGTGCCTGATGAGCGCGTCGGCGCCCGGGAGGTGGTCGCCGAGAACGTGGCCCAGGCCGTCTTAGCCGAGGCCGAGGCCGGACGATTCGCCGTGGTGGCCGCCGGACGCACCGGCGACGGCCGGGGCCGGGCCCCCTTCGGGAGTCTCTCCCGGGCCTTTTTCGGCTCGGTCAGCGACGTGCTTTTTCACCAGTTGGCCGGGTCGGTCCTGTGGGTGTGCCGCTGA
- a CDS encoding PilZ domain-containing protein — MTAKHLDGLLILADRKELYLTELSRLGVAGVIAGSIPEFLERLSEKPCRGLVLDIQKVMRSPRAERDRLFRVSESYPILRAKVDRSGKNVLFLDDLDCFLHNCGTFCPDRKRCTIRYPVKLNALISREDDPDMREPARANILNISQSGCFVITQEDFSQSRFTHLRILELSDATPIFSLVRWTRPWGEPGMLPGIGLVFMDVKPEQLAEIDDTCREGTGVEEEAPDDEERVAVRHPA, encoded by the coding sequence ATGACCGCAAAACATCTCGATGGCCTTTTGATTCTGGCCGACCGCAAAGAACTCTACCTCACGGAGCTAAGCCGTCTGGGGGTTGCCGGGGTCATTGCCGGAAGCATTCCCGAGTTCCTGGAGCGGCTGTCCGAGAAACCGTGCCGGGGACTGGTACTGGACATCCAAAAGGTCATGCGCTCGCCCCGGGCCGAGCGGGACCGGCTTTTTCGGGTCAGCGAATCCTATCCCATCCTGCGCGCCAAGGTGGACCGTTCGGGGAAAAACGTCCTTTTTCTCGACGATCTCGACTGCTTTTTACACAATTGCGGCACGTTCTGCCCTGATCGCAAACGGTGCACCATCCGCTACCCGGTCAAGCTCAACGCCCTGATCTCCCGCGAGGACGACCCGGACATGCGGGAGCCCGCCAGGGCCAACATCCTCAACATCTCCCAAAGCGGCTGCTTCGTCATCACCCAGGAGGATTTCAGCCAGTCGCGGTTTACGCATCTGCGGATCCTCGAACTCTCCGATGCCACGCCGATCTTCTCCCTGGTGCGCTGGACGCGCCCCTGGGGGGAGCCCGGCATGCTGCCCGGAATCGGATTGGTGTTCATGGACGTCAAGCCCGAGCAGTTGGCCGAGATCGATGACACGTGCCGCGAGGGCACGGGCGTCGAGGAAGAGGCCCCCGACGACGAGGAGCGCGTCGCCGTCAGGCATCCGGCCTGA
- a CDS encoding aspartate-semialdehyde dehydrogenase, translating to MGRGDLVVAVVGATGAVGREMLKTLEQRDFPAKTVRALASARSAGTTVPFKDGELTVEELTEDSFKGIHLALFSAGGATSKKFAPHAVKAGCVVVDNSSAWRMDPAVPLVVPEVNPQDVDWHKGIIANPNCSTIQMVVVLKPLHDAAKIKRVIVSTYQAVSGTGQKAITELETQVRQLFNMQEPEAKVYPYRIAFNCLPQIDVFSTGDYTFEEIKMIKETAKIMGDDEIRVTATTVRVPVFYGHSESVNVETERKLTAAQTRAILVQSPGITVLDNPSEKIYPMPIQAAGEDDVFVGRIREDTTIENGLNLWIVADNIRKGAALNAVQIAELLIERGRLTA from the coding sequence ATGGGAAGGGGCGATCTGGTCGTGGCCGTGGTCGGGGCCACAGGGGCCGTTGGCAGGGAAATGCTCAAGACGCTCGAGCAGCGGGATTTTCCGGCGAAAACCGTGCGGGCCTTGGCCTCGGCCCGGTCCGCCGGAACGACCGTCCCCTTCAAGGACGGTGAACTGACCGTCGAGGAACTGACCGAGGATTCCTTCAAGGGCATCCATCTGGCCCTTTTTTCCGCCGGCGGCGCGACGTCGAAAAAATTCGCCCCCCACGCGGTCAAGGCCGGATGCGTGGTGGTGGACAATTCCAGCGCCTGGCGCATGGACCCGGCAGTGCCCCTGGTGGTGCCCGAGGTCAACCCCCAGGATGTGGACTGGCACAAGGGCATCATCGCCAATCCCAACTGCTCCACCATCCAGATGGTCGTGGTCCTAAAGCCCCTGCACGACGCGGCGAAAATCAAACGGGTCATCGTGTCCACCTACCAGGCCGTGTCCGGGACCGGGCAAAAGGCCATCACGGAGCTCGAGACCCAGGTGCGCCAGCTTTTCAACATGCAGGAGCCCGAGGCCAAGGTCTATCCGTACCGGATCGCCTTCAACTGTCTGCCGCAGATCGACGTGTTCTCCACAGGGGACTACACCTTCGAGGAGATCAAGATGATCAAGGAGACGGCCAAGATCATGGGCGACGACGAAATCAGGGTCACGGCCACCACGGTGCGGGTGCCCGTCTTTTACGGCCATAGCGAATCCGTGAACGTCGAGACGGAAAGAAAGCTGACGGCCGCCCAGACCAGGGCCATCCTGGTCCAGTCGCCCGGGATTACCGTCCTCGACAACCCCTCGGAGAAAATCTACCCCATGCCCATCCAGGCGGCCGGGGAGGACGACGTGTTCGTGGGGCGCATCCGCGAGGACACCACCATTGAAAACGGCCTGAACCTGTGGATCGTGGCCGACAACATCAGGAAGGGAGCGGCCTTAAACGCCGTGCAGATCGCCGAACTGCTCATCGAGCGCGGCAGGCTGACGGCGTAG
- the metF gene encoding methylenetetrahydrofolate reductase [NAD(P)H] — MKIIELLKRERPFVSLEFFPPKEKSAWPGFFDVVNWLRPANPLFVSVTYGAGGGTQANTLEIVSRMKREYGLEPMAHLTCVGASEKNIRAFLDALVDAGVDNVLALRGDPPKGQADFIPDSDQFRHASDLVAFIRAEYPSLCIGVAAYPEVHPQAVSPEMDLEYLKRKLDAGGDFGVTQLFFDNRRYFEFVARARAQGIDAPMLPGVLPVISLAGVRRMLSFCGATIPPDYLRSLEEADAQGGSAAVAERGIAYATAQARELISGGAPGVHLYTLNKAEACLRIIGGLGL; from the coding sequence ATGAAGATCATTGAGCTTTTAAAGCGAGAGAGGCCCTTCGTCTCCCTCGAATTCTTCCCGCCCAAGGAGAAAAGCGCCTGGCCGGGATTTTTCGACGTGGTCAATTGGCTCAGGCCCGCCAACCCCCTTTTCGTGTCCGTGACCTACGGCGCGGGCGGAGGCACCCAGGCCAACACCCTGGAGATCGTCTCCCGCATGAAGCGGGAATACGGACTCGAACCCATGGCCCACCTGACCTGCGTCGGGGCCAGCGAGAAAAACATCCGGGCCTTCCTGGACGCCCTGGTGGACGCCGGCGTGGACAACGTCCTGGCCCTTCGCGGCGATCCGCCCAAGGGGCAGGCCGATTTCATCCCGGATTCGGACCAGTTCCGGCACGCCTCGGATCTGGTGGCCTTTATCCGGGCCGAGTATCCGTCCCTGTGCATCGGCGTGGCCGCCTATCCCGAGGTCCATCCCCAGGCCGTGTCGCCGGAGATGGACCTGGAATACCTCAAACGCAAACTGGATGCGGGCGGCGACTTCGGCGTGACCCAGCTTTTTTTCGACAACCGCCGCTATTTCGAGTTCGTGGCCAGGGCCAGGGCCCAAGGCATCGACGCGCCCATGCTGCCCGGGGTTTTGCCGGTCATCAGCCTGGCCGGGGTCAGGCGCATGCTGTCCTTTTGCGGCGCGACCATCCCCCCGGACTATCTGCGCTCCCTGGAGGAGGCCGATGCCCAAGGCGGAAGCGCCGCCGTGGCCGAGCGCGGCATCGCCTACGCCACGGCCCAGGCCCGGGAACTCATCTCGGGCGGCGCGCCCGGGGTGCACCTGTACACCCTGAACAAGGCCGAGGCCTGCCTGCGAATCATCGGGGGCCTTGGGCTGTAA
- a CDS encoding (deoxy)nucleoside triphosphate pyrophosphohydrolase, producing the protein MTRLSGCLDVVAAVIWRDGRFLAVRRPPGKAMAGMWEFPGGKVEAGETPRAALARELREELGIFPSRLVFWKETSHAYPELRVRLLFFHVWDFPGEPAALEGQELAWLTPDQARAYPFLDADVDIVGELAGIAGPPSFVSGDLKEAYEDH; encoded by the coding sequence ATGACGCGACTGTCCGGCTGTCTTGACGTGGTGGCCGCCGTTATCTGGCGGGATGGCCGCTTTCTGGCCGTGCGTCGCCCGCCGGGAAAGGCCATGGCCGGGATGTGGGAGTTCCCCGGGGGCAAGGTCGAGGCCGGCGAGACGCCGCGGGCGGCCCTGGCCCGGGAACTGCGCGAGGAACTTGGGATTTTTCCCTCGCGCCTCGTGTTCTGGAAAGAGACGTCCCACGCCTATCCGGAACTGCGCGTGCGGCTTTTGTTTTTTCACGTGTGGGATTTCCCCGGTGAACCCGCCGCCCTGGAAGGACAGGAACTGGCCTGGCTCACCCCGGACCAGGCCCGGGCCTATCCCTTTCTCGATGCCGATGTGGACATCGTCGGAGAACTGGCCGGGATTGCGGGACCGCCGTCTTTCGTGTCCGGTGATTTAAAGGAAGCATATGAAGATCATTGA